From the genome of Streptacidiphilus sp. PB12-B1b:
GACCGGGCGGCGGCCGTTCACCTCGATTTCGTACTTCGGGGTGTGACCCGCTAAGGTTTCGCTGGTCGGAACGGGCGATGACCTGCGAAGACAGAACACAGACAGGAACCCGCCAGCGGGGCAGAACCGGTCAAACGGTCTGATAAGCTGGAAAACGAAGAACGAAGTGCCCGGAGAGACCGGTGAAAGGGTCTTGAAGGAAGCGTCCGTTCCTTGAGAACTCAACAGCGTGCCAAAAGTCAACGCCAGATATGTTGATACCCCGTCCGTTTTTTGGACGTGGTTCCTTTGATGCACAAAACACTAGCGAGGACGCAGTGCACGAGGTCGGCTGTTCCGCTGACTGTCGTGCCGCTCTTTCGCGGGTGTGCTCCGGATATCCGGAATACATTCACGGAGAGTTTGATCCTGGCTCAGGACGAACGCTGGCGGCGTGCTTAACACATGCAAGTCGAACGGTGAAGCCCTTCGGGGTGGATCAGTGGCGAACGGGTGAGTAACACGTGGGCAACCTGCCCCAGATTCTGGGACAACACCGGGAAACCGGTGCTAATACCGGATACGACGCATCTCCGCATGGGGTGTGCGTGGAAAGCTCCGGCGATCTGGGATGGGCCCGCGGCCTATCAGCTTGTTGGTGGGGTGATGGCCTACCAAGGCGACGACGGGTAGCCGGCCTGAGAGGGCGACCGGCCACACTGGGACTGAGACACGGCCCAGACTCCTACGGGAGGCAGCAGTGGGGAATATTGCACAATGGGCGAAAGCCTGATGCAGCGACGCCGCGTGAGGGATGACGGCCTTCGGGTTGTAAACCTCTTTCAGCAGGGAAGAAGCGCAAGTGACGGTACCTGCAGAAGAAGCACCGGCTAACTACGTGCCAGCAGCCGCGGTAATACGTAGGGTGCGAGCGTTGTCCGGAATTATTGGGCGTAAAGAGCTCGTAGGCGGCTTGTCGCGTCGGATGTGAAAGCCCGGGGCTTAACTCCGGGTCTGCATTCGATACGGGCAGGCTAGAGTGTGGTAGGGGAGATCGGAATTCCTGGTGTAGCGGTGAAATGCGCAGATATCAGGAGGAACACCGGTGGCGAAGGCGGATCTCTGGGCCATTACTGACGCTGAGGAGCGAAAGCGTGGGGAGCGAACAGGATTAGATACCCTGGTAGTCCACGCCGTAAACGTTGGGAACTAGGTGTGGGTCACATTCCACGTGGTCCGCGCCGCAGCTAACGCATTAAGTTCCCCGCCTGGGGAGTACGGCCGCAAGGCTAAAACTCAAAGGAATTGACGGGGGCCCGCACAAGCAGCGGAGCATGTGGCTTAATTCGACGCAACGCGAAGAACCTTACCAAGGCTTGACATATACCGGAAACGGCCAGAGATGGTCGCCCCCTTGTGGTCGGTATACAGGTGGTGCATGGTTGTCGTCAGCTCGTGTCGTGAGATGTTGGGTTAAGTCCCGCAACGAGCGCAACCCTCGTTCTGTGTTGCCAGCGGGTTATGCCGGGGACTCACAGGAGACTGCCGGGGTCAACTCGGAGGAAGGTGGGGACGACGTCAAATCATCATGCCCCTTATGTCTTGGGCTGCACACGTGCTACAATGGCCGGTACAATGAGCTGCGATACCGCGAGGTGGAGCGAATCTCAAAAAGCCGGTCTCAGTTCGGATTGGGGTCTGCAACTCGACCCCATGAAGTCGGAGTTGCTAGTAATCGCAGATCAGCATTGCTGCGGTGAATACGTTCCCGGGCCTTGTACACACCGCCCGTCACGTCACGAAAGTCGGTAACACCCGAAGCCGGTGGCCTAACCCGCAAGGGAAGGAGCTGTCGAAGGTGGGACCAGCGATTGGGACGAAGTCGTAACAAGGTAGCCGTACCGGAAGGTGCGGCTGGATCACCTCCTTTCTAAGGAGCACTTCTCCCGACCACGGTCGGGCAGAGGGCCATATCGTCAGCGCATGTCTGACGGTGGTTCGCTCATGGGTGGAACGTTGACTATTCGGCACGATCGGCTTGTCGTCGCTAGTACTGCACCTTTCGGGGTGTGTGGAACGCGGGGTCGGGTGGGTCGGGTCGGGCACGTTGTTGGGTCCTGAGGGCACGGCCGCAAGGCTGGTCTTCAGCGCCGGCCCCAGTGAACTCCACGGCCTTCGGGTGTGGGGGTGATGGGTGGCTGGTCGTTGTTTGAGAACTGCACAGTGGACGCGAGCATCTGTGGCCAAGTTTTTAAGGGCGCACGGTGGATGCCTTGGCACTAGGAACCGATGAAGGACGTGGGAGGCCACGATAGGCCCCGGGGAGCTGTCAACCGAGCTTTGATCCGGGGGTGTCCGAATGGGGAAACCCGGCAGTCGTCATGGGCTGTCACCCGCTGCTGAACACATAGGCAGTGTGGAGGGAACGCGGGGAAGTGAAACATCTCAGTACCCGCAGGAAGAGAAAACAACCGTGATTCCGAGAGTAGTGGCGAGCGAAATCGGATGAGGCTAAACCGTTGTGGTGTGAGACCCGGCAGGGGTTGCCACTTCGGGGTCGTGGGAGAATTCTTGACCGGTCTGCCGGCCGGTCGGAGAGTCAGAAACCGTATGGGTAGTCGAAGGACATGCGAAAGGTCCGGCGTAGAGGGTAAGACCCCCGTAGACGAAACCTGTGCGGCTCTCTTGAGTTTTTCCCAAGTAGCACGGATCCCGTGAAACTCCGTGTGAATCTGGCGGGACCACCCGCTAAGCCTAAATATTCCCTAGTGACCGATAGCGGACAGTACCGTGAGGGAATGGTGAAAAGTACCGCGGGAGCGGAGTGAAATAGTACCTGAAACCGTGTGCCTACAAGCCGTGGGAGCGTCGCAGCGTGTGCTTGCACACAGCTGTCGTGACTGCGTGCCTTTTGAAGAATGAGCCTGCGAGTTTGCGGTGTGTTGCGAGGTTAACCCGTGTGGGGTAGCCGTAGCGAAAGCGAGTCCGAATAGGGCGACATAGTAGCGCGCCCAAGACCCGAAGCGGAGTGATCTAGCCATGGGCAGGTTGAAGCGCGGGTAAGACCGTGTGGAGGACCGAACCCACCAGGGTTGAAAACCTGGGGGATGACCTGTGGTTAGGGGTGAAAGGCCAATCAAACTCCGTGATAGCTGGTTCTCCCCGAAATGCATTTAGGTGCAGCGTCGTGTGTTTCTTGCCGGAGGTAGAGCACTGGATAGGCGATGGGCCCCACCGGGTTACTGACCTTAGCCAAACTCCGAATGCCGGTAAGTGAGAGCGCGGCAGTGAGACTGTGGGGGATAAGCTCCATGGTCGAGAGGGAAACAGCCCAGAACACCGGCTAAGGCCCCTAAGCGTGTGCTAAGTGGGAAAGGATGTGGAGTCGCAGAGACAACCAGGAGGTTGGCTTAGAAGCAGCCACCCTTTAAAGAGTGCGTAATAGCTCACTGGTCAAGTGATTCCGCGCCGACAATGTAGCGGGGCTCAAGTACACCGCCGAAGCCGTGTCATTGCAGTGTCAACTCCTAACGGGGGCTGTGATGGGTAGGGGAGCGTCGTGTGCCGGGTGAAGCGGCGGCGGAAGCCAGTCGTGGACGGTATACGAGTGAGAATGCAGGCATGAGTAGCGATACAAGAGTGGGAAACTCTTGCGCCGATTGACCAAGGGTTCCTGGGTCAAGCTGATCTGCCCAGGGTAAGTCGGGACCTAAGGCGAGGCCGACAGGCGTAGTCGATGGACAACGGGTTGATATTCCCGTACCCGCTTTGAAGCGCCAACGTCGAACCCGGTAATGCTAAGCCCGTGAAGCCGTCCCGGAGTCTTCGGACAAGGGGAAGTGGTGGAGCCGGTGAACCGAGCTGGTAGTAGGTGAGCGATGGGGTGACGCAGGAAGGTAGTCCAGCCCGGGCGGTGGTTGTCCCGGGGTAAGGGTGTAGGACGAACGGTAGGCAAATCCGCCGTTCACATAGTCTGAGACCTGATGCCGAGCCGATTGTGGTGAAGTGGATGATCCTATGCTGTCGAGAAAAGCCTCTAGCGAGTTTCATGGCGGCCCGTACCCCAAACCGACTCAGGTGGTCAGGTAGAGAATACCGAGGCGTTCGGGTGAACTATGGTTAAGGAACTCGGCAAAATGCCCCCGTAACTTCGGGAGAAGGGGGCCGGTTGTGGTGATGGGGTTTACCTCCTGAGCTGTGGCCGGCCGCAGAGACCAGCGAGAAGCGACTGTTTACTAAAAACACAGGTCCGTGCGAAGCCGTAAGGCGATGTATACGGACTGACGCCTGCCCGGTGCTGGAACGTTAAGGGGACCGGTTAGCTGCGCTTCGGTGTGGCGAGGCTGAGAACTTAAGCGCCAGTAAACGGCGGTGGTAACTATAACCATCCTAAGGTAGCGAAATTCCTTGTCGGGTAAGTTCCGACCTGCACGAATGGCGTAACGACTTCTCGACTGTCTCAACCATAGGCCCGGTGAAATTGCATTACGAGTAAAGATGCTCGTTTCGCGCAGCAGGACGGAAAGACCCCGGGACCTTTACTATAGCTTGATATTGGTGTTCGGTTCGGCTTGTGTAGGATAGGTGGGAGACTGTGAAGCGGCCACGCCAGTGGTTGTGGAGTCGTCGTTGAAATACCACTCTGGTCGTGCTGGATGTCTAACCTGGGTCCGTGATCCGGATCAGGGACAGTGTCTGGTGGGTAGTTTAACTGGGGCGGTTGCCTCCTAAAATGTAACGGAGGCGCCCAAAGGTTCCCTCAGCCTGGTTGGCAATCAGGTGTTGAGTGTAAGTGCACAAGGGAGCTTGACTGTGAGACCGACGGGTCGAGCAGGTGCGAAAGCAGGGACTAGTGATCCGGCGGTGGCTTGTGGAAGCGCCGTCGCTCAACGGATAAAAGGTACCCCGGGGATAACAGGCTGATCTTCCCCAAGAGTCCATATCGACGGGATGGTTTGGCACCTCGATGTCGGCTCGTCGCATCCTGGGGCTGGAGTAGGTCCCAAGGGTTGGGCTGTTCGCCCATTAAAGCGGTACGCGAGCTGGGTTTAGAACGTCGTGAGACAGTTCGGTCCCTATCCGCTGCGCGCGCAGGAGTCTTGAGAAGGGCTGTCCCTAGTACGAGAGGACCGGGACGGACGAACCTCTGGTGTGCCAGTTGTCCTGCCAAGGGCATGGCTGGTTGGCTACGTTCGGGAGGGATAACCGCTGAAAGCATCTAAGCGGGAAGCCTGCTTCGAGATGAGGACTCCCACCACCATCGAGTGGGTAAGGCTCCCAGTAGACGACTGGGTTGATAGGCCGGGTGTGGAAGCCCTGTGAGGGGTGGAGCTGACCGGTACTAATAGGCCGAGGGCTTGTCCATAGTTGCTACGCGTCCACTGTGTTGTTCTGAAGCAACGACCCCTTCCCGGGAGCGTCATGCCGGGGAGTGCGGGTCAACTTCATAGTGTTTCGGTGGTCATAGCGTGAGGGAAACGCCCGGTTACATTCCGAACCCGGAAGCTAAGCCTCATAGCGCCGATGGTACTGCAAGGGGGACCTTGTGGGAGAGTAGGACACCGCCGAACAACCTTTCGTGAAAGGCCCTCTGACCTCGAGTCAGAGGGCCTTTCCGCATATCTGGACCTTGTGACCTTCTAGGAATCCGCGAAGGCCGCGTGCACCAGCGGATTCTGCGGCGGGATGCCGCGGGTGACCCGGTCCCAGCTGTTCTGGTAGATCACCGCCGTACGCCCCCGGTCGGAGCGGAAGGCGTAGCAGTCCACGCCGAAGTGGCTGCCGCCGTGCCCGTACAGCACCGTGCCGCCGGGGAGGCGGTAGCTGAACAGGCCCATGCCGTACTCCATGTCGCTGCGTGCGGGCTGCGTGGTGCGCATGGCGGCCAGGGAGGCTGCCGGGAGCAGGCTGCCGCCCAGGAGGGCGTCGAGGAAGCGGGCCACCTCGGGTGGGGTGGAGACGATGGCGCCACTCGCCCAGCTCTCCGAGGGGGTGAACTCGGTGGTGTCGGCATAGCCGGATTCGGCGTCCAGCCGGAGGTATCCGCGGGTGTGCGCTCCTCGGAGGTGCCGCTCGCTGGTGGGCAGGTAGGTCCGGCCGAGTCCGAGCGGGTCGAAGATCCGCTCCTGGAACGCCTCTTGAAGGGTCCGGCCGGTGGCGGCCTCGGTGATCAGCCCGAGGAGGACGTAGTCGGTGTTGGAATAGCGCCAGGCCCGGCCGGGCTCCCGCCGGTCGGGCCGGGCCAGTGAAGTGCGCACCAACTCCTCGGGCGTGAAGGTGCGTTGGAGCCGGCCGATGTCCGGCGGGTCGCCCAGGACGGCCCAGGCGTAGTCGGGCAGGCCGGAAACCATCCGCAGCAGCTGGTCCACGCTGATCGTGTCGCCGCCCGGCACCAGTCCCGGGGTCCACTGCTCCACGGTGTCGGTGAGCGCGAGCCGCCCCTCGGCGGCGAGTTGCAGGACGACGGCGGCCAGGTAGGTCTTGGTGACGCTGGCGATGCGGAAGCGGTCGTCGGCGGTGATGGGCCGTGGCGCGGCGGTGTCGGCGGTGCCTGCGGCGGCGCTGAACACCTCCTCGCCGTCCTGGGTGATGCGTGCGAACACGCCAGGACCGCGTCCGGCCGCCAATTGCGCGAAAGCGGCCTGCAGCCGGGCGTGTTGGGCTGTGGTCGGCATGCTTGTCCCCCCTGTGGTCGTGGAATGCCCATGGTGCAGGATGAGGGCGAACCGATTCGTAGGCTTACCAGTACCAGGAGGACGCGATGCATCCGCAGAGCTTCGGCGCTCTCCGACTGCCGGGCGGGCTGCCCGCTGGGCTGCCGGACGGGCAGATGGGCGGGAGCCTGCGGGACCAGGTCACCCGGGCGCTGCGGGCCGCGACGATCACCGGCCGGCTGCGTCCCGGTGTGGTGTACTCGGCGCCCGTGCTGGCCGAGGAGCTGGGGGTGTCGGCGACGCCGGTGCGCGAGGCCATGCTCGACCTGGTCCGCGAGGGTCTGGTGGAGACCGTCCGCAACAAGGGGTTCCGCGTCGTCGGGATCACCGATCAGGATCTCGACCATGTCACCGAAGTGCGCGAACTGATCGAGATCCCGGCCACCGTGGAGGTCGCCCGCAGGGCCCGGGCTGAGGATCTGGAGCAGCTGCGCGCTCCCGCCCAGGAGACCGTGGAGGCGGCTCGGACGGGTGACGTCATCGGCTATGTCGAGGCCGACCGCCGCTTCCATCTGGGGGTGCTGGCGCTCACCGGCAATCGGCACCTGGTGGCCACGGTCGGCGAGCTGCGCAAGCGTTCACGGCTGTTCGGTCTGGCGGACGCGGCCGGCGACGGGCGGCTCCTGGCCTCCGCCGTGGAGCACGAGCGGCTGTTGGAGCTCATGCTGGCCGGTGACCTCGACGGCACCCGCCGGTTGGTCCGGACGCACCTCGGCCATGTGCGTACGGGCCGGACGGCCACCGATCGGCCGTCGGCCTAGCCTCCGGCTCCGCCCGGGACGGCAAGCGGGTGCCCTCCGGGGCTCCGGTGCGGAGTCTCCGGCGGGGCACCCGCTGCCGTGACGTTTCTGCGCTGCCCCGGAAGGGGCTGGACGGCCTCAGACCGCGTCGTCGTCCCGCACCGCGCGGCGGGCGTCCGCGTCCAGGACGCCCCAGGTGATCAGCTGGTCGATC
Proteins encoded in this window:
- a CDS encoding GntR family transcriptional regulator; amino-acid sequence: MGGSLRDQVTRALRAATITGRLRPGVVYSAPVLAEELGVSATPVREAMLDLVREGLVETVRNKGFRVVGITDQDLDHVTEVRELIEIPATVEVARRARAEDLEQLRAPAQETVEAARTGDVIGYVEADRRFHLGVLALTGNRHLVATVGELRKRSRLFGLADAAGDGRLLASAVEHERLLELMLAGDLDGTRRLVRTHLGHVRTGRTATDRPSA
- a CDS encoding serine hydrolase — translated: MPTTAQHARLQAAFAQLAAGRGPGVFARITQDGEEVFSAAAGTADTAAPRPITADDRFRIASVTKTYLAAVVLQLAAEGRLALTDTVEQWTPGLVPGGDTISVDQLLRMVSGLPDYAWAVLGDPPDIGRLQRTFTPEELVRTSLARPDRREPGRAWRYSNTDYVLLGLITEAATGRTLQEAFQERIFDPLGLGRTYLPTSERHLRGAHTRGYLRLDAESGYADTTEFTPSESWASGAIVSTPPEVARFLDALLGGSLLPAASLAAMRTTQPARSDMEYGMGLFSYRLPGGTVLYGHGGSHFGVDCYAFRSDRGRTAVIYQNSWDRVTRGIPPQNPLVHAAFADS